In Arthrobacter burdickii, one DNA window encodes the following:
- the tuf gene encoding elongation factor Tu: protein MAKAKFERTKPHVNIGTIGHVDHGKTTLTAAISKVLYDKYPTLNEQRDFASIDSAPEEKQRGITINISHVEYQTEKRHYAHVDAPGHADYIKNMITGAAQMDGAILVVAATDGPMAQTREHVLLARQVGVPYLLVALNKSDMVDDEELLDLVEMEVRELLSSQGFDGDEAPVVRVSGLKALEGDPEWVKSVEELMEAVDNNVPDPVRDKDKPFLMPVEDVFTITGRGTVVTGRAERGTLAINSEVEIVGIRPVQKTTVTGIEMFHKQLDEAWAGENCGLLLRGIKREDVERGQVIVKPGSITPHTDFEANVYILAKDEGGRHNPFYSNYRPQFYFRTTDVTGVITLPEGTEMVMPGDNTEMTVALIQPIAMEEGLGFAIREGGRTVGSGRVTKILK, encoded by the coding sequence GTGGCGAAGGCAAAGTTCGAGCGGACTAAGCCGCACGTTAACATCGGCACCATCGGTCACGTCGACCATGGTAAGACCACGTTGACGGCTGCCATTTCCAAGGTGCTGTACGACAAGTACCCCACTCTCAACGAGCAGCGTGACTTCGCGTCGATCGACTCGGCTCCCGAGGAGAAGCAGCGCGGCATCACCATCAACATCTCGCATGTTGAGTACCAGACCGAGAAGCGCCACTACGCACACGTAGACGCTCCCGGCCACGCTGACTACATCAAGAACATGATCACCGGTGCGGCCCAGATGGATGGTGCCATCCTCGTTGTCGCCGCCACCGACGGTCCCATGGCCCAGACCCGCGAGCACGTTCTGCTCGCCCGCCAGGTCGGCGTTCCCTACCTGCTGGTCGCGCTGAACAAGTCCGACATGGTCGACGACGAGGAGCTCCTGGACCTCGTCGAGATGGAGGTCCGCGAACTGCTCAGCTCGCAGGGCTTCGACGGCGACGAGGCTCCTGTAGTCCGCGTCTCCGGCCTCAAGGCCCTCGAAGGCGACCCCGAGTGGGTCAAGTCCGTCGAGGAACTGATGGAAGCTGTCGACAACAACGTGCCGGACCCCGTGCGCGACAAGGACAAGCCCTTCCTCATGCCCGTCGAGGACGTCTTCACGATCACCGGTCGTGGAACCGTCGTCACCGGCCGCGCCGAGCGCGGAACCCTCGCCATCAACTCCGAGGTCGAGATCGTCGGTATCCGTCCGGTCCAGAAGACCACGGTCACCGGTATCGAGATGTTCCACAAGCAGCTCGACGAAGCCTGGGCAGGCGAGAACTGTGGTCTGCTCCTCCGCGGCATCAAGCGCGAGGACGTAGAGCGCGGCCAGGTCATCGTGAAGCCGGGTTCCATCACCCCTCACACCGACTTCGAGGCCAACGTCTACATCCTGGCCAAGGACGAGGGTGGGCGTCACAACCCGTTCTACTCGAACTACCGCCCGCAGTTCTACTTCCGCACCACGGACGTAACCGGCGTCATCACCCTCCCCGAGGGCACTGAAATGGTTATGCCCGGCGACAACACTGAGATGACCGTTGCGCTCATCCAGCCCATTGCCATGGAAGAGGGCCTCGGCTTCGCTATCCGCGAAGGCGGCCGCACCGTTGGTTCGGGACGTGTCACCAAGATCCTGAAGTAG
- the rpsJ gene encoding 30S ribosomal protein S10: MAGQKIRIRLKSYDHEVIDVSARKIVETVTRAGATVVGPVPLPTEKNVFVVIRSPHKYKDSREHFEMRTHKRLIDIIDPTPKAVDSLMRLDLPADVNIEIKL, encoded by the coding sequence ATGGCGGGACAGAAAATCCGCATCCGGCTGAAGTCATATGACCACGAGGTCATTGATGTTTCAGCACGGAAGATCGTTGAGACGGTGACGCGCGCAGGCGCAACGGTAGTGGGCCCCGTGCCCCTGCCCACGGAGAAGAACGTATTCGTTGTCATCCGGTCCCCGCACAAGTACAAGGACAGCCGTGAGCACTTTGAAATGCGTACTCACAAGCGTCTGATCGACATCATTGATCCCACGCCCAAGGCCGTTGATTCGCTGATGCGTCTCGACCTGCCTGCGGACGTGAACATCGAAATCAAGCTGTAA
- the rplC gene encoding 50S ribosomal protein L3, whose amino-acid sequence MSTSLTRQVKGLLGVKLGMTQVWDENNILIPVTVVQADSNVITQLLTADKDGYTAVQIGFGQIDPRKVTKPLAGHFEKAGVTPRRHVVELRTSDADSYSLGQELSVEMFEAGQTVDVIGTTKGKGFAGVMKRHGFHGVGASHGAHKNHRKPGSIGGASTPSRVFRGMKMAGRMGAVRQTTLNLKVHAVDAEKSLLLIKGAVPGARGQVVLVRTAVKGA is encoded by the coding sequence ATGTCTACTTCACTTACGCGCCAGGTCAAGGGCCTGCTGGGCGTCAAGCTCGGCATGACCCAGGTCTGGGACGAGAACAACATCCTCATCCCGGTCACGGTCGTCCAGGCTGACTCGAACGTCATCACCCAGCTCCTCACCGCGGACAAGGACGGCTACACCGCTGTCCAGATCGGCTTCGGCCAGATCGATCCCCGTAAGGTCACCAAGCCGCTCGCCGGCCACTTCGAGAAGGCAGGCGTCACGCCCCGCCGTCACGTGGTCGAGCTGCGGACGTCCGACGCCGACTCCTACTCGCTCGGTCAGGAACTCTCCGTGGAGATGTTCGAAGCCGGCCAGACGGTCGACGTCATCGGCACCACCAAGGGCAAGGGTTTTGCCGGTGTCATGAAGCGCCACGGTTTCCACGGTGTTGGAGCCTCGCACGGTGCTCACAAGAACCACCGCAAGCCCGGTTCCATCGGTGGAGCATCCACCCCCAGCCGCGTCTTCCGTGGAATGAAAATGGCAGGCCGCATGGGCGCCGTTCGTCAGACCACGCTGAACCTCAAGGTTCACGCTGTCGACGCAGAGAAGTCGCTGCTGCTGATCAAGGGTGCCGTCCCCGGCGCCCGCGGCCAGGTCGTCCTCGTACGCACCGCCGTGAAGGGAGCATAG
- the rplD gene encoding 50S ribosomal protein L4, giving the protein MAANTVKVDLPAEIFDAQTNIPLLHQVVVAQLAAARQGTHKTKTRAEVSGAGRKPFKQKGTGRARQGSIRAPQMTGGGIVHGPTPRDYSQRTPKKMIAAALRGALSDRARNGRIHVLESLVTGDKPSTKGAIETLRAISERPRLLVVIERANDVAALSVRNVPAVHVLYVDQLNTYDVLVSDDVIFTQAAYEQFVGSADAISEEDAK; this is encoded by the coding sequence ATGGCTGCCAACACTGTAAAGGTCGATCTCCCCGCGGAGATCTTCGATGCACAGACCAACATCCCCCTGCTGCACCAGGTCGTCGTGGCCCAGCTTGCGGCTGCCCGCCAGGGTACGCACAAGACGAAGACCCGCGCCGAGGTGAGCGGCGCAGGCCGCAAGCCGTTCAAGCAGAAGGGAACCGGTCGCGCCCGCCAGGGTTCGATCCGCGCCCCCCAGATGACCGGCGGTGGCATCGTCCACGGACCGACGCCCCGCGACTACAGCCAGCGCACCCCCAAGAAGATGATTGCCGCCGCTCTCCGCGGTGCACTCTCCGACCGGGCACGCAACGGCCGTATCCACGTCCTCGAGTCCCTGGTCACCGGCGACAAGCCGTCGACCAAGGGTGCCATCGAGACCCTGCGTGCGATCTCCGAGCGGCCCCGCCTGCTCGTCGTCATCGAGCGTGCCAACGATGTCGCCGCGCTGTCGGTGCGCAACGTACCCGCAGTACACGTCCTCTACGTAGACCAGCTCAACACGTACGACGTGCTGGTGTCGGACGACGTGATCTTCACCCAGGCCGCCTACGAGCAGTTCGTCGGATCGGCTGACGCCATCTCCGAGGAGGATGCCAAGTGA
- the rplW gene encoding 50S ribosomal protein L23 has protein sequence MSGTIAKDPRDVVIAPVVSEKSYGLIDEGKYTFLVDPRSNKEEIKLAVEKIFSVKVESINTINRVGKRKRTKFGWGQRKGTKRAIVSLKEGSIDIFGGPLS, from the coding sequence GTGAGCGGCACCATCGCAAAGGATCCGCGCGACGTCGTCATTGCACCCGTCGTCTCGGAGAAGAGCTACGGCCTGATCGACGAAGGCAAGTACACCTTCCTCGTCGACCCGCGCTCGAACAAGGAAGAAATCAAGCTGGCGGTCGAGAAGATCTTCTCCGTGAAGGTCGAATCGATCAACACCATCAACCGGGTTGGCAAGCGCAAGCGCACCAAGTTCGGCTGGGGCCAGCGCAAGGGCACCAAGCGTGCCATCGTGTCCCTCAAAGAGGGCTCGATCGACATCTTCGGCGGTCCGCTCTCCTAG
- the rplB gene encoding 50S ribosomal protein L2 yields the protein MGIRKYKPTTPGRRGSSVADFAEITRSTPEKSLVRPLPKKGGRNNTGKITTRHKGGGHKRQYRLIDFRRHDKDGVDARVAEIEYDPNRTARIALLHYVDGTKRYIVAPNKLKQGDFVEAGAGADIKPGNNLPLRNIPVGTVIHAVELRPGGGAKMARSAGASVQLVAKEGRFAQLRLPSGEIRNVDVRCRATIGEVGNAEQSNINWGKAGRNRWKGIRPTVRGVAMNPVDHPHGGGEGKTSGGRHPVNPNGKAEGRTRRPNKESDSLIVRRRRSGKNKR from the coding sequence ATGGGAATCCGTAAATACAAGCCGACAACCCCGGGCCGTCGTGGCTCGAGCGTTGCCGACTTCGCTGAAATCACCCGATCGACGCCGGAAAAGTCGTTGGTCCGTCCCCTCCCCAAGAAGGGTGGACGTAACAACACCGGTAAGATCACGACCCGCCACAAGGGTGGTGGACACAAGCGTCAGTACCGCCTGATCGACTTCCGCCGCCACGACAAGGACGGCGTCGACGCCCGCGTTGCCGAGATCGAGTACGATCCCAACCGCACCGCGCGCATCGCCCTCCTGCACTACGTCGACGGCACCAAGCGCTACATCGTCGCGCCGAACAAGCTCAAGCAGGGTGACTTCGTCGAGGCCGGCGCCGGGGCTGACATCAAGCCCGGCAACAACCTGCCGCTGCGCAACATCCCCGTGGGTACCGTCATCCACGCCGTCGAGCTCCGCCCAGGCGGCGGCGCGAAGATGGCACGCTCCGCCGGTGCGTCGGTACAGCTCGTCGCCAAGGAAGGCCGCTTCGCCCAGCTACGACTGCCCTCCGGTGAGATCCGCAACGTCGACGTCCGCTGCCGCGCGACGATCGGCGAGGTCGGCAACGCCGAGCAGTCGAACATCAACTGGGGCAAGGCCGGCCGTAACCGCTGGAAGGGCATCCGCCCGACCGTCCGCGGTGTCGCCATGAACCCGGTCGACCACCCGCACGGTGGTGGCGAGGGCAAGACCTCCGGTGGACGCCACCCGGTCAACCCGAACGGTAAGGCCGAAGGCCGTACCCGTCGCCCCAACAAAGAGAGCGACTCACTCATCGTGCGTCGCCGTCGTTCCGGCAAGAACAAGCGATAG
- the rpsS gene encoding 30S ribosomal protein S19, translated as MPRSLKKGPFVDQHLYVKVARENESGTKNVIKTWSRRSMIVPDMLGHTIAVHDGRKHIPVFVTESMVGHKLGEFAPTRTFRGHVKDDRKGKRR; from the coding sequence ATGCCACGCAGCCTGAAGAAAGGCCCCTTCGTCGATCAGCACCTTTACGTAAAGGTCGCTCGCGAGAACGAATCGGGCACGAAGAACGTCATCAAGACGTGGTCCCGCCGCTCCATGATCGTCCCCGACATGCTCGGGCACACGATCGCGGTGCACGACGGACGCAAGCACATCCCGGTGTTTGTCACCGAGTCGATGGTCGGGCACAAGCTCGGCGAATTCGCTCCCACGCGGACTTTCCGCGGCCATGTTAAGGACGACCGCAAGGGCAAGCGCCGCTAG
- the rplV gene encoding 50S ribosomal protein L22, whose product MEAKAIARHIRVTPMKARRVVNLVRGKQANEALAILKFAPQVASEPVFKVVQSAVANARVLADRDGVAFDEDNLIISEAFVDEGPTMKRFRPRAQGRAFRINKRTSHITVVVATPEKVEVR is encoded by the coding sequence ATGGAAGCCAAGGCTATTGCGCGTCATATCCGCGTAACGCCTATGAAGGCCCGGCGCGTCGTCAACCTTGTTCGTGGTAAGCAGGCGAATGAGGCTCTGGCTATTCTGAAGTTTGCCCCACAGGTTGCTTCGGAGCCGGTTTTCAAGGTGGTCCAGTCGGCAGTCGCCAACGCCCGCGTTCTCGCGGACCGTGACGGCGTTGCCTTCGACGAGGACAACCTCATCATCAGCGAAGCATTCGTCGATGAAGGCCCCACGATGAAGCGGTTCCGTCCGCGTGCCCAGGGCCGCGCGTTCCGCATCAACAAGCGGACCAGCCACATCACGGTTGTCGTCGCTACCCCTGAGAAAGTGGAGGTCCGCTAA
- the rpsC gene encoding 30S ribosomal protein S3 — MGQKVNPHGFRLGITTDHRSHWFADSNKPGQRYRDFVREDIKIRQLMSTGMDRAGIAKVEIERTRDRVRVDIHTARPGIVIGRRGAEADRIRGELEKLTGKQVQLNILEVKNPEIEAQLVAQGIAEQLSSRVAFRRAMKKAMQSAQRAGAKGIRVQCSGRLGGAEMSRSEFYREGRVPLHTLRANIDYGFFEAKTTFGRIGVKVWIYKGDVTAKELAAQAAAAPSRGRGGDRPGRGPAGADRGGDRGGDRRRRAPERSEGQGASAPAETAAAPAATEGGQA; from the coding sequence GTGGGACAGAAAGTAAACCCGCACGGGTTCCGACTCGGCATCACCACCGACCACAGGTCACACTGGTTCGCCGACAGCAACAAGCCGGGCCAGCGCTACCGTGACTTCGTCCGCGAAGACATCAAGATCCGCCAGCTCATGTCGACCGGCATGGACCGGGCCGGCATCGCGAAGGTCGAGATCGAGCGCACCCGTGACCGTGTCCGCGTGGACATCCACACGGCACGTCCCGGCATCGTCATCGGCCGCCGTGGAGCAGAAGCGGACCGCATCCGCGGCGAGCTCGAGAAGCTCACCGGCAAGCAGGTCCAGCTGAACATCCTCGAGGTCAAGAACCCCGAGATCGAGGCTCAGCTTGTCGCCCAGGGCATCGCCGAGCAGCTTTCCTCCCGCGTGGCCTTCCGCCGCGCGATGAAGAAGGCCATGCAGTCCGCACAGCGTGCCGGCGCCAAGGGCATCCGTGTCCAGTGCTCCGGTCGTCTGGGTGGCGCCGAAATGAGCCGCTCGGAGTTCTACCGCGAGGGACGCGTTCCCCTGCACACGCTCCGCGCCAACATCGACTACGGCTTCTTCGAAGCGAAGACCACCTTCGGCCGCATCGGCGTGAAGGTCTGGATCTACAAGGGTGACGTCACGGCGAAGGAACTTGCAGCCCAGGCTGCAGCAGCTCCCTCCCGTGGCCGCGGTGGAGACCGTCCGGGCCGTGGCCCTGCCGGTGCCGACCGTGGTGGCGACCGCGGCGGAGACCGTCGTCGTCGTGCCCCCGAGCGCTCCGAGGGCCAGGGTGCTTCGGCACCCGCCGAGACCGCCGCAGCCCCCGCTGCGACTGAAGGAGGACAGGCTTAG